A genomic stretch from Erigeron canadensis isolate Cc75 chromosome 9, C_canadensis_v1, whole genome shotgun sequence includes:
- the LOC122581885 gene encoding putative E3 ubiquitin-protein ligase XBAT31, with the protein MGQGLSCRVQDEHGLFTAVQYGDIELVKCVVEKDPSLIQQTTVYDRHSLLHIAAANGQIEIVTMLLEDRSVNPDSLNRHKQTPLMLAAMHGKLNCVEKLIEAGANILMFDSLNGRTCLHYAAYYGHFDCLETILSAARTSHVAASWGFSRFVNIRDGKGATPLHLAARQRRSQCVHLLLDSGALVCASTGGYGFAGSTPLHLAARGGSMDCIRELLAWGADRLQRDASGRIPYLVALKHKNDACAALLNPSSAEPLVWPSPLKFISELNQEAKALLERALMEANREREKTILKGTGYSVPSPSHSDSGTADDDNISEVSETELCCICFDQVCTIEVQDCGHQMCAQCTLALCCHNKPNPTTASLTAPVCPFCRSNIAQLVVAKVKVNANTADQDLDLYSSTKLPKLRKARNFSEGSSSFKGLTGVPSFGKMVSRGSGRISADNACIDKP; encoded by the exons ATGGGGCAGGGACTTAGCTGCAGAGTGCAAGATGAACATGGGCTATTTACAGCCGTACAATATGGTGATATAGAACTAGTGAAATGTGTTGTTGAAAAAGATCCATCTTTGATTCAACAAACTACTGTTTATGATCGTCATTCTCTTCTTCATATTGCTGCTGCCAATGGTCAGATCGAG atTGTAACTATGCTGTTGGAAGATAGATCAGTGAATCCTGATTCTTTAAATCGTCATAAACAG ACTCCATTGATGTTGGCTGCAATGCATGGAAAGCTTAATTGTGTTGAAAAGCTCATTGAAGCCGGGGCTAAT ATTTTGATGTTTGATTCACTAAATGGAAGAACTTGTTTGCACTATGCTGCTTATTATGGTCATTTTGATTGTCTTGAAACCATTCTTTCGGCTGCTCGGACCTCCCATGTTGCTGCTTCTTG GGGATTTTCAAGATTTGTGAATATTAGAGATGGTAAAGGGGCTACCCCTTTGCATTTAGCGGCCCGTCAAAGACGTTCACAGTGTGTTCATTTACTTCTAGACAGTGGGGCTCTTGTTTGTGCCTCAACAGGTGGCTATGG TTTTGCTGGCAGCACACCACTTCATTTGGCTGCAAGAGGGGGTTCGATGGATTGCATTCGTGAATTACTGGCATGGGGTGCAGATCGACTTCAGAGAGATGCATCTGG GAGAATTCCATATTTGGTTGCTTTAAAGCATAAGAACGATGCTTGTGCCGCTTTATTGAATCCATCATCTGCAGAGCCTTTGGTGTGGCCATCACCATTAAAATTCATTAGTGAGCTTAATCAAGAGGCAAAAGCTTTGCTTGAACGGGCTCTAATGGAAGCTAACAGGGAGAGGGAGAAAACAATATTAAAAGGCACAGGTTACTCTGTACCTTCTCCATCACATTCAGATAGTGGAACTGCCGATGATGATAATATCTCCGAG GTAAGTGAAACGGAATTATGTTGTATATGTTTTGACCAAGTATGCACAATTGAAGTCCAAGATTGTGGTCACCAAATGTGCGCACAATGCACCCTAGCCTTATGCTGCCACAACAAGCCCAACCCAACCACAGCGTCCCTTACTGCACCCGTCTGCCCATTTTGCCGTAGCAACATTGCCCAATTGGTTGTtgcaaaagtcaaagtcaatgcCAACACCGCTGACCAAGACCTTGACCTCTATTCCTCTACTAAACTACCAAAATTACGAAAGGCTAGAAACTTTAGTGAGGGAAGCAGCAGCTTTAAGGGTTTAACGGGTGTACCATCGTTTGGGAAAATGGTTAGCCGTGGCTCCGGAAGGATATCTGCAGATAATGCATGCATTGATAAACCATAA